The sequence below is a genomic window from Mycobacterium spongiae.
GCTCGCCGCTTGCTCAGCCTGGGTTGCTGTTGCACCCAACCAACCCAGATAGGGCGCGGCCGCACGCGCCATCGCCACCGCTGCCCGGCCCTGCCAGAACCCATCGACGAGCCGGGCGGTCACCGACGAAAACGCTGCCGCCGCCAAACCCAACTCGGTGGCCAACCCGTCCCAGGCTGTCGCGGCCGCGAACATCGGCCCGGAGCCCGCGCCGAGAAACATCCGCGCAGAATTGACTTCCGGCGCCAACACGGCGAAATTCATCCGTCATTCCCGTCCGTGAGCTGACCGGCCTCCCGATCGGCACAGCTCGCGCATCACTCCTGTCACCGCGTCTAGTTGCCATCCACACCGGCGGCGCCGGTGTCTCCCTTGGCGCCGGTAGCACCGGTGGCGCCGTCGGCGCCGTTGACGCCCCCGCTACCGCCGGCCCCGCCGGCCCCGCCGGCGCCGCCGTCGCCGCCCTCGCCGCCGTCGGCGCCCTGGCCAACCGATCCGCCTCCGCCGGCACCGGCGTTTCCGCCGTTGCCGCCAGCTCCGCCGGTGCCGCCGGCCCCGCCTTCACCGCCGGCCCCGCCGGCGCCGCCGGCCCCGAACTGGCCGATCCGGCCGCGTCCGCCGCCATCGCCGCCGGCGCCGCCGGCCCCGGCTGCGGCGCCGTCCCCACCGCGGGCACCAACCCGGCCGTCGCCGCCGTCGCCGGCGTCAGCGTTGGCGTTGGAGCCGGTACCGCCGTTGCCGCCGGTGCCGCCCGCGCCGCCGGTCGCGCCCGCACCGCCGGTGCCGCCGACCCCGCCGGCACCGCCGTCACCGCCGTTGCCGATCCACAGCCCACCGTGACCCCCGTCACCACCGCGACCGCCGGTGCCGGCCGTGCCGGTGGCGCTGACGCCGGCACCGCCGTCGCCGCCGCGGCCGCCGTCGCCGCCGTCAACGGTGCCGAGGAGGGCGCCGTCACCACCGTGACCGCCGGGACCGCCGGCCGCGCCAACACCTCCGCGGCCGCCCCTGTTGCCGTCACCGGCTGCGCCGGTCGGACCCTGTGCGTCGCCACCGTTGCCGCCCGCGCCGCCGGGCGCGCCAGCACCGCCGTTGCCGCCAGTACCGCCCCTGCCGCCGTTGGCTTCGCCGGACTGGGAGATGGCGGAGCCGCCATCGCCGCCGTTACCGCCGGGCGCGCCCGTTCCCCCATTGCCACCGCCGCCGCCATCGCCGCCGTTGCCGTCTTGGGCGATGCCGGCGGCGGAACCGCGGCCGCCGTCGCCGCCCGTGCCGCCGGCCTGCCCGGCGGCCGAGCCGTTGTCGCCCCCACCGCCAGAGCTGCCGTTGGCGCCGCCATCGGAACCGTTGCCGCCGCGGTCCGCCGGGGGCACCGGGGTGGCCGGGGTCGGGTTAACGGCGTCCGTACCAGCCGCCCCGGTACCGCCGGCCCCGCCGTTGCCGCCGTCGCCGAACCATCCCGCGTTGCCGCCGTGGCCGCCGTCGCCGGCGAGACCGCCGTTGATGCCGGCTACGCCGACGCCGCCGGCGCCGCCGTTGCCGCCGAAGCCGAACAACCAGCCGGCGGTACCGCCGGCGCCGCCGTGGCCGCCGGCCCCGCCGTCACCGCCGTTGCCGCCGTTACCGAAGAGCCCGCCGGCCCCGCCGTTCCCGCCGTTCTGGCCGAACCCGCCGGATCCGCCGTTGCCGCCGTTACCGAATATCAGCCCGCCATCGCCGCCGTTTTGGCCGGTGCCGGCCAGTCCGTTGGCGCCGTTGCCGATCAGCGGACGCCCGAACAACGCTTGGGCGGGTGCATTGACCGCGGCCAGCATGTCCGATCCGGCGTTGGTGGCTTCTGCGGCACTATAAGCGCCTGCATTGCCGGTCAACGTCTGCACGAATTGGTCGTGAAACTGCGTCACTTGGGCGCTGAGCGCCTGATACTCCTGGGCGTACCCGGAAAACAGTCCGGCGAGCGCTACCGACACCTCGTCGGCGGCCGCCGCCATCACCCCACTGGTCGGAAGCGCAGCTGCGGCGTTCGCCGACCTAATGAGAGCACCGATGTTGGCCAAATCACCGGCCGCTGCCACCACCATCTGCGGTTGTGTAATCACGTACGACATAGCCGACCTCCCGGCGACAGAATTATTCAGAGACACCAGCCGCAGGACGACCGCGGCACGCCGTAATGGCGATGTAACGGGGAAGCATACGGTATATTGGACGCGTGTACAATAGCTGAATCAGTCGGACAACGCGGCGGTTTAAATGCGGTGAGACACGAAAGTGCCTGTGCCGCAATAACACTAGCGGACCACTCAGGGAATTGGTATGGCTAGAGAAACTCCACAGATGATCGGCATCGCGGCAATCAGGCGGCCGCAGCGATGCCGGACCGGGATGCAACGGCGTGGACATGGGAACCGAAATCACTTCCACGCCAACCAATTACGCCAACTCGCCCAACTGTTAACGAACATTTTGCCTAAAGATTTACTGGTGTTGGCTCGATGGATCACGCCGCCATCACCAGAGGGGATCGATCGGAAAGCCGGGGGCCTAGTGGAGGTGCGAAATGACAATGTTGGGTGTGGCGCCGGAGGCCTTGGCGGCAGCGGCTAACGAGTTGGCGAGTCTGGGCTCGTCCGTAGGTACGGCGAATGCGGCAGCGGCCGCATCAACGACCGAAATCCTGGCGGCGGCCCAAGATGAGGTGTCAGCGGCGATCGCGGCATTGTTTTCCGCGCATGGTCAGGCCTATCAGCAACTCGGTGGGCAGGTGGGGTTGTTTCATGACCAGTTTGTGCGGGCACTGAGCGCCGCCGGCGGAGCGTACGCGAGTGCGGAAGCGACCAACACGGGACCGTTGCAACAGCTCCTGAGTGCGGTGAATGCGCAAAGCGTGGCGTTGACCGGGCGTCCCTTGATCGGAAACGGTGCAAACGCGGCACCCGGCAGCGGGGCCAATGGCGGTGATGGTGGCTGGCTGCTTGGCAATGGCGGGGCCGGCGGGTCGGGGGCGGCCGGACTCAATGGTGGCAACGGCGGGGCGGCGGGGTTGTTCGGGACCGGTGGTGCTGGCGGAGCGGGGGGCAACGTGGCTGCCGGCAACGCTGGGGCCGGCGGGGCCGGCGGGGCCGGGGGCTGGTTGTGGGGTGACGCCGGGGCAGGTGGTGCCGGCGGAAACTCGGGCAATGGTGATGGTGGGGCTGGTGGCCTCGGTGGGGCCGGGGGTTGGTTCGGTGGCGGCGGATTCGGCGGAGGCGGGGGAGCTTCAATCATGGGCGGTACCGGTGGCGCTGGTGGGAGCGGTGGAGCTGGGGGGCTGATGTCCGGGCTGGTCGGTGCTGGCGGTGGCGACGGCGGAACAGGTGGCGTGGGAATCGACAACGGCAACGGTGGTGCCGGTGGCGCTGGGGGTAATGCCGGGCTATTCGGCGGCCGGGGTGGGGCCGGCGGCGACGGCGGAACCGGCGCTGTCGACGGGGGAGCCGGTGGTGCTGGCGGTAACGCCAGCGGGCTGTTCGGTGCCGGCGGGGCCGGCGGTAGCGGCGGCAACGGCACGACTGCAGGTGACGGCGGCGCCGGGGGTAACGCCGGGCTTCTGTTTGCCGATGGCGGGGTTGGCGGCGAAGGGGGCAGAGGCGCGGCCGGCGGGACTGGCGGGACCGGCGGAGACGGCGGTAATGGCGGGCTAGCGTTCTCCAACGGCGGCGTCGGGGGACGTGGTGGATTCGCCGATGGCGGCGGGGACGGTGGCGTCGGAGGGACTGGCGGCACCGCCGGCCTGCTGCTGGGCAATGGCGGTGCGGGCGGCGCTGGCGGCGAAGGCCTCGCATCAACCGGTGGCGCCGGCGGTACCGGCGGCAACGCGGTGTGGATTGGCAACGGCGGCAATGCCGGCGTAGGCGGGGTCGGCGCCACGACAGGGACCACGGGCCTTGGGGGGATCAGCGGACTGTTGCTGGGGCTGGACGGTTTCAATGCACCGGCGAGCACCTCACTGCTGCACACCCTCCAACAACAAGCGCTGGGTGCCATTAACGCGCCGATCGAGGCCGTTACTGGGCGCCCGCTCATCGGCAATGGCTTACCCGGAGCCGCCGGCAGCGGCGCAGACGGCGCTCCCGGCGGCTGGCTGTTCGGCGATGGCGGGGCCGGCGGCGCCGGCGCGGCGGGCACCGGTACCAACGCCGGAGCCGGCGGCGCGGCCGGGTTGTGGGGCACCGGTGGGACCGGCGGGGCCGGTGGGAGCTCAATAGTTGCCGACGGCGGAGCCGGCGGGGCCGGTGGGGCCGGTGGCTGGCTGTTCGGTACCGGCGGGATGGGCGGCACCGGCGGGCTGACAGACACGCCAGGCGGAGTTGCTGGTGCCGGCGGGGCCGGGGGCGCTGGCGGGCTGCTGGGTGCGGGCGGACACGGCGGATTCGGGGGCACGCTACTGGGTGGTGGCATCGGTGGGAACGGTGGTGCCGGTGGTGCCGGCGGTTTGCTCGGCGGGCTGGTCGGCGCTGGTGGCGGTGACGGCGGTAGCGGCGGCAGCGGTGCCTTTGCTGGCGACGGTGGAGCCGGTGGTAGCGGCGGGCTGCTCGGCGGCTCGGGCGGGACCGGCGGGACCGGCGGAGTGGGCAACAACTCGGGTGCCGGCGGAGCCGGCGGCAGCGCCGGAACGCTATTCGGCAACGGCGGGGCCGGCGGGGGCGGCGGGTTCGGCAATGTCACGGGGGCCGGTGGAGCCGGAGGTAGCGCCGGACTGCTGTTCGGCGGCGGCGGAGCCGGCGGCCCCGGCGGCACCGGCGGTTCTAACCCCGGCGCCGGCGGGGCCGGCGGGGCCGCAGGCTGGCTCGGCTTCGGCGGCGCCGGCGGAGTCGGCGGGTCAACGAGCCCCGGGTTTAACGGGTCCGGTGGGGCCGGCGGCACCGGTGGCGCCGGCGGACAGCTGTGGGGTAGCGGCGGTGCTGGCGGCGCCGGCGGCGAGGGCGAAACTGCCGGCGGGGACGGCGGCAACGGCGGCGGCGCCGTGCTGATCGGCACTGGTGGCAACGGCGGCAACGGCGGCATCGGCGCCCCGAACGGCAACCCCGGCACCGGCGGCACCGGCGGGCTGCTACTCGGCCAAGACGGGCTCAATGGGCTGACTAACCCCTAACCACCCGAGCGCCGCTTCAGGCACGTACGCCTTCGACGATGGAGAGGTGTGTCGACGTAGGAATCACATCGGTCAGTCTGAGTCCCGCAGCCGCAAAGAGCTTCTCGAACTGCGCTCTCGTCCGCTCGCGCCCACCGGGGACGAGCAGCATTTCGATGTCGAGGTACTTGCCGATATGAGGCTCGTTTCCCTCCGGAAGAACGCAGTCGACCACGAGCACCTTGCCGTCCGGCCGCATTGACTCTGCGCAGTTGCGCAGAATCGTCGTCGCCTTCTCGTCGTCCCAGTCGTGGATGATGTATTTCATCATGTAGCCATCGGCGTGCACCGGAACCGCATCGAAGAAGCTGCCGCCGTGCACGCTGACTCGATCTCGCACACCAGCTTCCTCGAACGTGGCCTCGGCACCTGCGACAACTTCGGGAAGATCCAGGAGAACACCGCGGATACGGGGAACATTCTTGAGGACTTCGGAGAGCAACAGCCCGCGACCACCGCCCAGGTCGGCGAGGGTCCCAAACCCGGAGAACGGGTACGCCGCGACGATCGCGCGAGCCTCGCGACGAGAGGCCGCCGTCATAGCGTTGTTGACCACAGGGAAGAAGTCGGCGTCGGTCGTGAAGTAGTCGAAGAGCTCAGCACCGTGGGCATGTTTGAAGGCACTCTGTCCAGTACGCACGCTGTGCATGATGTCCGCGTAGGCACCGTTGTGAACCGGATGCCCAAAGAAGATCGCGAAGTCCCGGAGCGAGTTCGACGAGGCCGCCGCCAACGGCTCTGCCAGCGCAGTCAACCCGAACCACCCGGGCTTCGACTCCGCGAACACTCCACAACTCGCCAAAGTGCGCAACACCCGGTACAGGGAGCTCTCGTCGACGTTGAGCTCGCCGGCCAGTGCCGGCACCGGGCGCTCACCGTCCTTGAGGCGGTCCGCAATCCCGAGTTGGGCGGCTACCCCCAGGCACTGGGTGATCACCTTCGACAGGATCAGGCCAAAGAGCTCTTGTGCCCCATCGGATTCGCTTGGATTCTCGTTCTTCATGATTCCTCCGTTGCGGCAGGGATTATGCGGGCACTGAGAGGGTTGCTACCTCTAGGCACGTCGATAGTTTGGTACGCATCGCTCCCGCTGCATAGGCCCGGTTGAGAGGGAGTGGCCGGCTAGGGACCGCGCTGTCGTATCTCATCACCGCTCCGGGCCTGCTGACCACGATCCCGACTACGAGATGATCCGCACGCAGTGCGGGCGACAAACCGAGCCCTTGTTTCGACATGATTCGACCAGCTAATAACTGCGTGCTCCGTTGGTGCACAAGCCTTCTCCAATTCCGGGCCAAATTCCGTTGCA
It includes:
- a CDS encoding PE family protein; this encodes MSYVITQPQMVVAAAGDLANIGALIRSANAAAALPTSGVMAAAADEVSVALAGLFSGYAQEYQALSAQVTQFHDQFVQTLTGNAGAYSAAEATNAGSDMLAAVNAPAQALFGRPLIGNGANGLAGTGQNGGDGGLIFGNGGNGGSGGFGQNGGNGGAGGLFGNGGNGGDGGAGGHGGAGGTAGWLFGFGGNGGAGGVGVAGINGGLAGDGGHGGNAGWFGDGGNGGAGGTGAAGTDAVNPTPATPVPPADRGGNGSDGGANGSSGGGGDNGSAAGQAGGTGGDGGRGSAAGIAQDGNGGDGGGGGNGGTGAPGGNGGDGGSAISQSGEANGGRGGTGGNGGAGAPGGAGGNGGDAQGPTGAAGDGNRGGRGGVGAAGGPGGHGGDGALLGTVDGGDGGRGGDGGAGVSATGTAGTGGRGGDGGHGGLWIGNGGDGGAGGVGGTGGAGATGGAGGTGGNGGTGSNANADAGDGGDGRVGARGGDGAAAGAGGAGGDGGGRGRIGQFGAGGAGGAGGEGGAGGTGGAGGNGGNAGAGGGGSVGQGADGGEGGDGGAGGAGGAGGSGGVNGADGATGATGAKGDTGAAGVDGN
- a CDS encoding PE family protein; protein product: MTMLGVAPEALAAAANELASLGSSVGTANAAAAASTTEILAAAQDEVSAAIAALFSAHGQAYQQLGGQVGLFHDQFVRALSAAGGAYASAEATNTGPLQQLLSAVNAQSVALTGRPLIGNGANAAPGSGANGGDGGWLLGNGGAGGSGAAGLNGGNGGAAGLFGTGGAGGAGGNVAAGNAGAGGAGGAGGWLWGDAGAGGAGGNSGNGDGGAGGLGGAGGWFGGGGFGGGGGASIMGGTGGAGGSGGAGGLMSGLVGAGGGDGGTGGVGIDNGNGGAGGAGGNAGLFGGRGGAGGDGGTGAVDGGAGGAGGNASGLFGAGGAGGSGGNGTTAGDGGAGGNAGLLFADGGVGGEGGRGAAGGTGGTGGDGGNGGLAFSNGGVGGRGGFADGGGDGGVGGTGGTAGLLLGNGGAGGAGGEGLASTGGAGGTGGNAVWIGNGGNAGVGGVGATTGTTGLGGISGLLLGLDGFNAPASTSLLHTLQQQALGAINAPIEAVTGRPLIGNGLPGAAGSGADGAPGGWLFGDGGAGGAGAAGTGTNAGAGGAAGLWGTGGTGGAGGSSIVADGGAGGAGGAGGWLFGTGGMGGTGGLTDTPGGVAGAGGAGGAGGLLGAGGHGGFGGTLLGGGIGGNGGAGGAGGLLGGLVGAGGGDGGSGGSGAFAGDGGAGGSGGLLGGSGGTGGTGGVGNNSGAGGAGGSAGTLFGNGGAGGGGGFGNVTGAGGAGGSAGLLFGGGGAGGPGGTGGSNPGAGGAGGAAGWLGFGGAGGVGGSTSPGFNGSGGAGGTGGAGGQLWGSGGAGGAGGEGETAGGDGGNGGGAVLIGTGGNGGNGGIGAPNGNPGTGGTGGLLLGQDGLNGLTNP
- a CDS encoding methyltransferase, with protein sequence MKNENPSESDGAQELFGLILSKVITQCLGVAAQLGIADRLKDGERPVPALAGELNVDESSLYRVLRTLASCGVFAESKPGWFGLTALAEPLAAASSNSLRDFAIFFGHPVHNGAYADIMHSVRTGQSAFKHAHGAELFDYFTTDADFFPVVNNAMTAASRREARAIVAAYPFSGFGTLADLGGGRGLLLSEVLKNVPRIRGVLLDLPEVVAGAEATFEEAGVRDRVSVHGGSFFDAVPVHADGYMMKYIIHDWDDEKATTILRNCAESMRPDGKVLVVDCVLPEGNEPHIGKYLDIEMLLVPGGRERTRAQFEKLFAAAGLRLTDVIPTSTHLSIVEGVRA